One stretch of Desulfovibrio sp. UCD-KL4C DNA includes these proteins:
- a CDS encoding non-ribosomal peptide synthetase/type I polyketide synthase, which translates to MIKYDNVLKSILKKMDVGGDSEHPYGAETSFLSKGFSSLKLVKLLNEVKQETQLSFKVVEAFSCTTPAHLAEWICYQVNDNESRFHCHDKKVSAHSTANKDVAIIGASCRFPGLYEGDGLESFWQTLQQGVDPITSVPTERWDVDWEISNGNSIFGGFINDIDCFDASFFQISPREAATMDPQQRVALELCYHALENAGISSERISRSLTGVFWGVGDSEYGRLLLETGESQNLYSFTGSSPSLIPGRIAYHFDIHGPCLGVDTASSGALHAVHLAVQGLRCGTCRQALVGSVNLCIAPEKHRMMSSAGVMAADGRCKTFDASADGYVRGEGGGVLVLKKLDAALEDKDNILGVIRGTAVTHDGHSNGLTSPSGGAQALMLHSALDDAGLAPSDVDYIECHGTGTFVGDPIEVSAIGSVFSDSHIERNLKLGSVKSNIGHLEQAAGIAGIIKILLSFKHNSLPANLHFKQENPLLELSSIPACVVSEPLPWEDGERKRIAGVSGFSLAGANAHVLLEEPPRLVAEQGHNTGLDKDSWQLLPFSASAPQTLATVSANLFSFLRAADSAHGQFEFTEICQAAQSRRTHFECRSFGVGDSLESLTESIQNADLLPRSGHEIGLPKVAFLFTGQGAQRSGMGRELLSNVVFKDALEMCSVFMDSQLEIPLKQLLFDKDAGPVLLQTANAQPALFAFEYALAQVWLSWGVKPSAFIGHSLGEYTAACLAGVFSLEDACRLVVARGHLMQKTRAGEMASVFAEPGQVNEFLDSSKDRINVAAINGPKHTVISGESLGETLERMQKNGFNVHSLEVAQAFHSPLMDQILDEFSEIASELTYHAPAVPIISNLTGMLAEGHEFDARYWRDHIRNTVQFAEGVCSLSSLGCSHMLEIGPAPVLCNMGRRILTDPKLKWIQSINGDESEWQSMLNSLGQLYCDGFNPVWSAVSQADGNSNISLPAYPFERQRYWAIPKPSGSKQEQPESSASISDTFVDIEEKIDTVSLPLYEEQGSGSSNKAEQYLEEMIKEVLCLPDDTSLHKGRSLAAFGTDSIMAMELLVRIRKEKGVNLQLKDIMGGQGISQIADQIEACNLELVNNESMEKDCKFIDGFNDFPTISHDAEARYEPFPLTSVQHAYWVGRNGGLELSDVSCFLYVEIDVSDLDVSSLELSVNALIARHDTLRTIIRSDGLQQVLSYVPAYVVAVEDLSTVPRSEQKDRLDSLRSELSHQNRDAEKWPLFDVRVTNTGGFFRVHVGIDLLLVDAWSFGILLRDLIAEYSGINSTPKSRVVFRDYVMGQQNFLNSEAYQSAKRYWELQLDDLPAGPELPLLPTPASPSETRFKRYTGGLNVTQWQKLQERAREYGITPSGVLLAAFSTILSQWSQRDSFSLMLTLFNRQPIHEDINEVVGDFTSLLLLRVLVDGSPFSSYAEALQQQLWQDMEHRNECAVDVLRMLKQRNSAGNGTYAPVVFTSMLPLTAADGNLSQAVESLENAFGDIHIAHCITQTPQVRFDHQVYERKGALCFNWDIAQEVFPDGMIEDMLEVYSSLLLRLVEGDSAWENPVERQLPKRQRIIREKVNSTSKEFEETTLHAGFIETAKYSPERIAIILPEEKKSYGEVFALASGIAGWLKENGLEHGGMVGVISDGWRKIPSVLGILMAGGVYLPLAPDAPSRRSLDTLERAEARHVLADRAVLESFGDLEQASLSLEDMTPAESFSMVDVSPQEPAYVIYTSGSTGKPKGVLITHDAACNTILEINERNNVKKNDRILGISRLNFDLSVYDIFGAFHAGASIVVPNPEDRTDPAHWLKLMEENRISVWDSVPALMSMLLDYTELAGVALPDDLRLVLFSGDWIPLDLPKRLWDKLSHVKVVAMGGATEASIWSNAYDFSEISPLWNSIPYGFPLANQGFHVLDSRLEHRPEWVQGDLYITGKGLAVGYFKEAELTEGSFFFHPVTGERMYKTGDRGRYLPDGSLEFLGRQDTQVKIRGHRIELGEIEHSLCDIPALKQAVAKVAGEAQSIVAYVTVDKDSYGPELKRHTLPGVEYQQLINSINDLSLEEFRNDRNLPASDADKYISTVNSLSLNFMLQVLGELGALDSLKEGVELSSLMYKCSIAEACHPVFRSWINDLEKAGAVSQSSGLYLFDTSWSVPDYTSEKLHESWECCAEDVTVYLDRLLPWGAKLLTGKTAPLEVFFNEENRLSPEILTSLFPGYDNRIALAAAAIDNLCDKSEIPLDILEVGGRTGQATEQLLSGLTCKSYSYVLTDNSSYFVEKQKERLQADYSQLGFMVFDPLQPLYSQAVAAHSKDVVIASSYVHRTPKPEETLKKLKELLRPGGILILLEETENTLLQDCTVSFLEEGFTRFTDVRQDTGLPLISTTTWSAYLKSAAYFYVCDLSGLIDLFGQACLIGFAENAVLELDNDLVLEHLGRTLPEYMMPQHIIQLEEFPLTVNGKINKKALADPSAVLSSRPKSIQPQTEEERVIFKLWHELLPEAHISVDDNFFSVGGDSLLGVRLVAGMHAHFKIDIPLRWLFEHPTIAELALAVVKAAKDRPAESADHVPLQVEYDKEALHEPFPLTDVQYAYWVGKMGIFSLGDVSTHCYFEIEGKGLDVKRLTACWQRLIDQHVMMRAVVAPDGQTQRILEQVPLFEPKVVCIPEEASPLTVDKALSETRNRLSHLVLPSDVWPLFTFEITCYGIDNVRLHVGFENIMFDGWSMLHLLSEWTRLYQDDHAVLEPIEFSFRDYVLMLESSRSRQDYATAKKYWLERLPQLPAAPKLPTKKEEEIVAGEGFRRRQFTLDASTWINFQAAVRENGLTPAGVLLAAYAEVLSLWSRDDRFTINVTLFDRLQGHVDVNRLIGDFTTLTLLAVEMGGVSSFFERARRLQARLWEDRDHAAFSGVEIMREINSGFDNSEHKIMPVVFTSALGVDSSGPNQGLTLPGDFIYGISQTPQVWLDHQVYEMNGELLLVWDAVEGLFPDGMLDHMFEAYKALLPRIALGAAPDDPAVLVPAVAIAGSEKRLKVEPEVEARLRDIGDFPLDIEAWPSLKVLNSNGNVCPDWVDGEIHVVLFDQTPQPTGVWARKTPDGALKVPLYSKEEIDVLSFNQFENTAEDPWAEVSPAEQELLYLWKQQLENEDLVCTDNFFAAGGNSLVAARLMGVIRKHFHCELPLRLLFDAPTVRTFAPHLENFIGDNTEEFDGGII; encoded by the coding sequence GTGATAAAGTACGATAATGTTTTGAAGAGTATTTTAAAAAAGATGGATGTTGGCGGTGATTCCGAACATCCATACGGTGCTGAAACTTCTTTTCTCTCGAAAGGGTTTTCTTCTTTAAAATTAGTGAAACTGTTGAATGAGGTGAAGCAGGAAACACAGTTGTCGTTTAAAGTCGTTGAAGCTTTTTCCTGCACAACACCAGCTCATTTGGCAGAGTGGATTTGCTATCAAGTTAATGATAATGAAAGCCGCTTTCATTGTCATGATAAAAAGGTTTCGGCTCACAGTACTGCGAATAAAGATGTTGCCATTATTGGGGCGAGTTGTCGGTTCCCAGGGCTCTACGAAGGGGATGGACTGGAGTCTTTCTGGCAGACACTGCAGCAAGGGGTCGACCCTATTACTTCAGTTCCGACAGAACGATGGGACGTTGATTGGGAAATAAGTAATGGTAACTCCATATTTGGTGGATTCATTAATGACATAGATTGTTTTGATGCTTCATTTTTTCAGATTTCGCCACGCGAAGCAGCGACAATGGACCCACAGCAACGTGTTGCTTTGGAGCTTTGCTATCATGCTTTGGAGAATGCTGGAATTTCATCTGAACGAATTAGCCGTTCATTAACAGGTGTATTCTGGGGTGTTGGAGATTCTGAATATGGTCGGTTATTGCTTGAAACCGGCGAATCTCAGAATTTGTATTCTTTTACAGGCTCTTCTCCATCATTGATTCCCGGCAGAATTGCTTATCATTTTGATATTCATGGGCCTTGTTTGGGCGTTGATACAGCCAGCTCTGGAGCTCTCCATGCCGTACATCTTGCGGTACAGGGATTACGTTGTGGTACATGCCGTCAGGCTTTGGTTGGTAGTGTTAATTTATGTATAGCCCCTGAAAAACATCGGATGATGTCCAGTGCTGGAGTTATGGCAGCAGATGGAAGATGTAAAACGTTTGATGCATCGGCAGATGGCTATGTCCGAGGAGAGGGCGGGGGTGTTCTTGTTTTAAAAAAACTTGATGCCGCACTTGAAGATAAAGACAATATTCTAGGGGTTATCCGCGGTACAGCTGTTACACATGATGGTCATAGTAATGGTCTGACAAGCCCCAGTGGTGGTGCTCAGGCTCTCATGCTGCATTCTGCTCTTGATGATGCAGGGCTGGCTCCTTCAGATGTTGACTACATCGAATGTCATGGTACAGGCACATTTGTCGGGGATCCTATTGAGGTTAGTGCTATAGGTTCTGTCTTTAGTGATAGTCATATAGAAAGGAATTTAAAACTAGGGTCTGTTAAGAGCAATATCGGCCATCTGGAGCAGGCGGCAGGGATTGCAGGGATTATCAAAATTTTGCTTTCTTTTAAGCACAATTCCTTACCTGCAAATTTACATTTCAAACAAGAAAATCCATTGCTTGAACTTTCATCTATTCCGGCATGCGTGGTTTCCGAGCCTTTGCCGTGGGAGGATGGAGAGCGCAAAAGAATCGCTGGCGTTAGCGGGTTCAGCCTTGCAGGAGCTAACGCTCATGTCTTGCTTGAGGAGCCTCCGCGGCTGGTTGCAGAACAGGGCCATAATACCGGTTTGGATAAGGATTCATGGCAACTGCTTCCATTCTCAGCCAGCGCGCCCCAGACTCTGGCTACGGTTAGTGCTAATTTATTTTCTTTTTTACGTGCTGCTGATTCTGCACATGGACAATTTGAATTCACAGAAATTTGCCAGGCAGCACAGAGCCGGAGAACTCATTTTGAATGCCGTTCTTTCGGAGTTGGGGACAGTCTTGAGTCTTTAACTGAGTCTATACAAAATGCTGATCTTTTGCCTCGATCCGGTCATGAAATCGGCCTTCCAAAGGTAGCCTTTCTTTTTACCGGACAAGGGGCGCAACGCAGTGGCATGGGCAGGGAGTTACTGAGCAATGTTGTTTTCAAAGATGCTCTTGAGATGTGCTCTGTGTTCATGGATTCCCAGTTAGAGATTCCACTTAAGCAGTTGCTTTTCGATAAAGATGCGGGTCCCGTTCTTTTGCAGACCGCCAACGCACAACCTGCACTTTTTGCATTTGAATATGCGCTCGCACAAGTTTGGCTGTCGTGGGGCGTTAAGCCTTCTGCCTTTATCGGACATAGTTTGGGAGAGTATACTGCGGCTTGTCTTGCCGGAGTGTTCTCACTTGAAGATGCTTGTAGATTGGTCGTAGCTCGCGGGCATCTTATGCAAAAGACTAGAGCTGGGGAAATGGCTTCGGTTTTTGCAGAGCCCGGCCAAGTCAATGAATTTTTGGATTCATCAAAAGATAGAATCAATGTGGCCGCAATCAATGGACCTAAGCACACTGTTATCAGTGGGGAAAGTCTTGGCGAAACATTGGAGCGGATGCAAAAAAATGGTTTTAATGTTCACAGTTTGGAGGTGGCGCAGGCTTTCCATTCACCGCTAATGGATCAGATTCTTGATGAATTTTCTGAAATTGCGTCCGAATTAACCTATCATGCGCCTGCTGTTCCTATCATTTCCAATTTAACCGGAATGTTGGCGGAAGGTCATGAATTTGATGCCCGTTATTGGCGAGACCATATCCGTAATACTGTGCAGTTTGCGGAAGGCGTGTGTTCGCTGAGTTCTCTTGGGTGCTCACATATGCTGGAAATCGGTCCGGCTCCTGTTTTATGCAATATGGGGCGGAGGATACTTACAGATCCAAAATTGAAATGGATTCAATCCATAAATGGTGATGAAAGTGAGTGGCAGAGCATGCTAAATAGTTTGGGGCAGCTCTATTGTGATGGATTTAATCCGGTTTGGTCCGCTGTTTCGCAGGCGGATGGCAACTCCAACATTTCACTACCTGCTTATCCGTTTGAGAGGCAGCGTTATTGGGCTATCCCCAAGCCGTCAGGTTCTAAGCAGGAGCAACCCGAAAGTTCTGCATCTATTTCGGATACGTTTGTAGATATTGAAGAAAAAATAGATACTGTTTCTCTTCCTCTGTACGAAGAACAAGGTTCTGGCAGCTCAAATAAGGCAGAGCAATATTTGGAGGAAATGATTAAGGAAGTTCTTTGCCTTCCGGATGATACTTCGCTGCATAAGGGGCGCTCCCTTGCTGCCTTTGGAACAGATTCAATTATGGCTATGGAACTTCTGGTCCGTATAAGGAAGGAGAAAGGTGTTAACCTACAGTTGAAGGATATAATGGGAGGGCAGGGTATCAGTCAGATAGCTGACCAAATAGAAGCTTGCAATCTTGAATTGGTTAACAATGAATCTATGGAAAAGGACTGCAAGTTCATAGATGGATTTAATGACTTTCCGACAATCAGCCATGATGCTGAAGCCCGTTATGAACCGTTTCCCTTGACATCTGTTCAGCATGCCTACTGGGTTGGGCGTAATGGCGGATTGGAACTGAGCGATGTCTCATGTTTTTTGTATGTGGAGATTGATGTTTCCGATTTGGATGTCTCCAGTCTTGAACTTTCTGTTAATGCTCTCATTGCTCGGCATGATACCTTAAGGACTATTATCCGTTCAGATGGTTTGCAGCAGGTTTTGTCGTATGTCCCGGCTTATGTTGTTGCTGTGGAGGATCTCAGCACTGTCCCACGTTCAGAGCAAAAAGACCGCTTGGATTCATTACGTAGTGAACTGTCACATCAGAACAGAGACGCCGAAAAATGGCCGCTTTTTGATGTACGTGTCACTAATACTGGGGGATTTTTCCGCGTGCATGTCGGAATAGATTTGTTGCTCGTGGATGCTTGGAGTTTCGGTATATTGTTACGGGATCTTATTGCTGAATATTCTGGAATCAATTCCACACCGAAATCCCGGGTTGTTTTCCGTGATTATGTCATGGGTCAGCAAAATTTTTTGAATTCGGAAGCATATCAATCTGCAAAACGTTATTGGGAGTTGCAGCTTGACGACCTACCTGCCGGACCTGAGCTTCCCTTGTTGCCAACTCCGGCTAGTCCCTCGGAGACACGTTTTAAGCGTTATACCGGAGGACTTAATGTTACGCAGTGGCAGAAATTACAAGAGCGAGCCCGCGAGTACGGGATAACCCCATCGGGAGTTTTGCTCGCGGCTTTTTCCACAATCTTATCGCAGTGGAGCCAGCGGGATAGTTTCAGTCTTATGCTGACTCTTTTTAATCGTCAGCCGATACATGAAGATATCAACGAAGTTGTGGGAGATTTTACTTCATTGCTGCTCTTGCGTGTTCTGGTCGATGGTAGTCCTTTCTCCTCTTATGCAGAAGCTCTTCAGCAGCAGCTCTGGCAGGATATGGAACACAGGAACGAGTGTGCTGTTGATGTTCTTCGCATGTTAAAACAGCGGAATAGTGCCGGGAACGGGACGTATGCCCCTGTCGTTTTTACCAGCATGCTGCCGCTTACTGCAGCAGATGGAAATCTGTCACAGGCTGTTGAAAGTCTTGAGAATGCATTTGGAGATATCCATATTGCCCATTGTATTACTCAGACGCCTCAAGTTCGATTTGACCATCAGGTTTATGAGCGAAAAGGGGCTCTTTGCTTTAATTGGGATATAGCTCAGGAAGTTTTTCCCGATGGAATGATAGAAGATATGCTGGAAGTATATTCATCATTGCTACTCCGGTTGGTTGAAGGTGACAGCGCTTGGGAAAATCCAGTGGAAAGACAACTTCCTAAGCGACAGAGAATAATCCGTGAAAAAGTCAACTCGACTAGCAAAGAGTTTGAAGAAACAACTTTGCATGCCGGCTTTATTGAGACTGCAAAATATTCTCCGGAAAGAATTGCCATAATTCTTCCTGAAGAGAAGAAAAGTTATGGCGAAGTGTTTGCCTTGGCTTCCGGTATTGCTGGCTGGCTTAAGGAAAATGGTCTTGAGCATGGCGGCATGGTTGGTGTTATTTCGGATGGATGGCGCAAAATCCCTTCTGTTCTCGGTATACTTATGGCGGGGGGCGTGTATCTGCCGTTGGCACCTGATGCTCCTTCCCGGCGTTCCCTTGATACATTGGAGCGGGCTGAAGCTCGACATGTTCTGGCTGATCGAGCGGTATTGGAAAGTTTTGGAGATCTTGAACAGGCATCGTTGTCGCTGGAAGACATGACTCCAGCAGAATCGTTTTCAATGGTCGACGTTTCTCCTCAGGAACCAGCCTACGTCATTTATACTTCAGGTTCTACTGGTAAGCCAAAGGGAGTACTTATTACCCATGATGCTGCTTGCAATACCATTCTTGAAATTAATGAACGTAACAATGTGAAGAAAAATGATCGAATTCTGGGTATTTCACGTTTGAATTTTGATCTTTCTGTATACGATATCTTCGGAGCTTTTCATGCCGGAGCTTCGATCGTAGTTCCTAATCCTGAAGACAGGACAGACCCTGCTCATTGGCTTAAGCTGATGGAAGAAAACCGTATCAGCGTTTGGGATTCCGTGCCTGCACTGATGTCCATGTTGCTTGATTATACGGAATTGGCGGGAGTTGCGTTACCGGATGATTTGCGCCTCGTTCTGTTTAGTGGCGACTGGATTCCATTGGATTTGCCGAAGCGACTTTGGGATAAATTATCCCATGTAAAAGTTGTGGCTATGGGGGGAGCGACCGAAGCTTCCATATGGTCTAATGCTTATGATTTTTCCGAAATCTCTCCACTCTGGAACAGTATTCCCTATGGATTTCCTCTTGCAAACCAAGGTTTTCATGTACTGGATAGCAGGCTGGAGCACCGTCCTGAGTGGGTTCAGGGCGATTTGTATATTACCGGAAAGGGGTTGGCAGTAGGTTATTTTAAGGAAGCTGAATTAACAGAAGGGAGTTTCTTCTTTCATCCGGTGACTGGCGAAAGAATGTATAAGACTGGTGATAGAGGACGTTATCTACCGGACGGTTCTCTGGAATTCCTCGGACGTCAGGACACACAGGTAAAAATCCGCGGTCACAGGATTGAACTCGGTGAAATTGAGCATTCATTATGCGATATTCCGGCTTTGAAACAAGCCGTGGCCAAGGTTGCCGGAGAAGCTCAGTCTATTGTGGCTTATGTCACGGTTGATAAAGATTCATACGGTCCGGAATTAAAGAGACATACCCTTCCTGGTGTAGAATACCAGCAGCTTATAAATTCCATAAATGACCTTAGTCTTGAAGAATTTCGCAATGATCGTAATTTGCCTGCCTCTGATGCTGATAAATATATCAGCACTGTTAATTCTCTTTCTCTCAACTTTATGCTTCAGGTGCTTGGTGAACTGGGAGCTTTGGATTCACTTAAAGAAGGTGTCGAGCTTTCATCTCTCATGTATAAGTGCTCCATTGCAGAAGCTTGCCACCCTGTTTTCAGGTCATGGATAAATGACTTGGAAAAGGCAGGAGCAGTAAGTCAAAGTAGCGGTTTGTATCTGTTTGATACTTCATGGAGTGTCCCTGATTATACATCGGAAAAGTTGCATGAAAGCTGGGAGTGCTGCGCAGAAGATGTGACCGTTTATTTGGACAGACTGCTTCCATGGGGAGCAAAACTGCTTACTGGAAAAACCGCTCCGCTAGAGGTTTTTTTCAATGAAGAGAACCGCTTGTCTCCGGAAATATTGACTTCTTTGTTTCCGGGATATGACAACCGTATTGCATTAGCTGCAGCGGCAATAGACAATTTGTGTGATAAAAGTGAAATACCTTTGGATATCCTTGAAGTAGGAGGACGTACTGGGCAGGCAACGGAACAGCTTTTGTCCGGTTTAACCTGTAAATCTTATTCATATGTATTGACTGACAACTCGTCCTACTTTGTAGAGAAGCAAAAAGAGAGATTGCAGGCAGATTACAGCCAACTGGGATTTATGGTTTTTGATCCATTGCAGCCGTTATATTCGCAAGCTGTTGCCGCTCATTCCAAGGATGTGGTTATTGCTTCCAGCTATGTCCACAGAACTCCAAAGCCGGAAGAGACTCTTAAAAAGTTAAAAGAGTTGTTACGTCCAGGGGGTATTCTTATTCTGCTGGAGGAAACTGAGAATACCTTGTTGCAGGATTGTACGGTATCTTTTCTGGAAGAGGGCTTTACCAGATTTACTGACGTTCGTCAGGATACCGGACTGCCGCTTATCTCAACTACCACTTGGTCAGCCTACCTAAAGAGTGCCGCATATTTTTATGTTTGCGATTTGAGCGGCCTCATTGATCTATTTGGACAGGCCTGTCTGATAGGTTTTGCTGAGAATGCGGTTCTGGAGCTTGATAATGATCTGGTGCTGGAGCATCTGGGCCGAACTCTTCCAGAGTATATGATGCCGCAGCATATTATTCAGTTAGAGGAATTTCCTTTAACCGTTAATGGCAAGATTAATAAAAAAGCTCTTGCTGATCCCTCGGCTGTTCTTAGCTCCCGACCTAAAAGTATTCAACCGCAGACTGAAGAAGAACGAGTTATATTTAAGTTATGGCACGAACTTCTGCCTGAAGCACATATCTCAGTTGACGATAATTTCTTTAGTGTAGGCGGAGACTCTTTGCTTGGTGTGCGTCTTGTTGCCGGGATGCATGCCCATTTCAAAATAGATATCCCATTACGCTGGCTTTTCGAACATCCGACTATTGCAGAGCTGGCCTTAGCTGTAGTCAAGGCTGCTAAGGATCGTCCGGCTGAGTCTGCCGACCATGTTCCTTTGCAGGTTGAATATGACAAAGAAGCATTGCATGAGCCATTTCCGCTGACAGATGTCCAGTATGCCTACTGGGTAGGCAAGATGGGAATCTTTTCTTTAGGTGACGTTTCCACTCATTGTTATTTTGAAATTGAAGGAAAAGGTCTTGATGTCAAACGCCTTACTGCCTGCTGGCAGCGATTGATTGATCAGCATGTCATGATGCGTGCAGTGGTGGCTCCGGATGGTCAAACCCAGCGCATACTTGAGCAGGTTCCGCTGTTTGAACCCAAGGTCGTTTGCATACCGGAAGAAGCTTCACCTTTGACGGTGGATAAAGCCCTTTCCGAAACGCGTAACAGGTTGTCCCATCTGGTATTACCTTCCGATGTATGGCCTCTCTTTACTTTTGAAATTACTTGCTACGGCATTGATAATGTCCGCCTGCATGTAGGTTTTGAGAACATCATGTTCGATGGCTGGAGTATGCTTCATCTTCTCAGTGAGTGGACACGTTTGTATCAGGATGATCATGCAGTTTTGGAGCCGATTGAATTTTCGTTCCGAGATTATGTGTTGATGCTTGAATCATCGCGCTCCAGACAGGATTACGCCACAGCTAAAAAGTACTGGCTGGAACGTCTGCCGCAGTTACCGGCTGCTCCTAAGTTACCCACCAAAAAAGAAGAAGAGATTGTTGCCGGAGAAGGATTTCGCCGTCGCCAGTTCACTTTGGATGCTTCAACATGGATTAATTTTCAGGCAGCCGTAAGGGAAAACGGGCTTACCCCTGCTGGTGTGTTGCTCGCAGCCTATGCAGAAGTATTGTCCTTATGGAGTCGTGATGATCGTTTTACCATCAATGTGACCCTGTTTGACCGGCTGCAGGGACATGTCGATGTGAATCGTCTTATCGGTGATTTCACTACTTTGACATTGCTAGCTGTGGAGATGGGCGGCGTCTCATCATTTTTTGAGCGGGCGCGTCGACTTCAGGCTCGACTTTGGGAAGACAGAGATCATGCGGCTTTCAGCGGTGTGGAAATCATGCGTGAGATAAATTCAGGTTTTGATAATTCAGAGCATAAAATAATGCCTGTTGTTTTTACCAGTGCGCTGGGCGTAGATAGCTCCGGTCCAAATCAGGGACTCACCCTGCCGGGTGACTTTATTTATGGAATTTCTCAGACTCCGCAGGTTTGGCTGGATCATCAAGTCTATGAAATGAACGGGGAACTGCTTTTAGTCTGGGATGCCGTAGAAGGTCTTTTCCCGGATGGGATGCTCGACCATATGTTCGAAGCATACAAAGCCTTGTTGCCGCGTATTGCGCTGGGGGCTGCCCCGGATGATCCGGCGGTTCTTGTTCCTGCTGTTGCTATAGCAGGTTCCGAGAAGCGGCTGAAAGTTGAGCCTGAAGTGGAAGCTCGGCTGCGTGATATCGGTGATTTTCCGCTGGATATTGAAGCATGGCCTTCCCTGAAAGTTCTTAACTCTAATGGCAATGTATGCCCGGACTGGGTTGATGGTGAAATTCATGTCGTACTGTTCGATCAGACTCCACAACCAACTGGGGTCTGGGCTCGAAAAACTCCTGACGGAGCTCTGAAGGTCCCTCTCTACAGCAAAGAAGAGATTGATGTTTTATCTTTCAATCAGTTTGAAAATACGGCTGAGGATCCCTGGGCGGAGGTAAGCCCCGCAGAACAAGAACTGCTTTATTTATGGAAGCAGCAACTGGAAAACGAGGATTTAGTTTGCACAGATAATTTTTTTGCAGCTGGAGGGAACTCTCTGGTCGCGGCACGACTGATGGGGGTTATACGAAAACATTTTCACTGCGAGTTACCGTTACGTCTTCTGTTTGATGCTCCGACTGTGCGCACTTTTGCGCCGCATTTAGAGAATTTTATAGGGGATAATACCGAGGAATTCGACGGAGGTATAATATGA